In Rutidosis leptorrhynchoides isolate AG116_Rl617_1_P2 chromosome 2, CSIRO_AGI_Rlap_v1, whole genome shotgun sequence, one genomic interval encodes:
- the LOC139893515 gene encoding proline transporter 2-like, which produces MEGQRDDVVSTNGPRKVYSDEQLAIQIPETAHQISTDSWFQVGFVLTTGINSAYVLGYSGAVMVPLGWVGGVVGLILATAISLYANALIAYLHEFGGKRHIRYRDLAGFIYGPKAYSLTWLLQYVNLFMINVGYVILAGQALKATYVLFSDENTMKLPYFIAIAGFACGLFAICIPHLSALRIWLGFSTFFSLVYIVVAFALSLCDGIRAPPRDYGIPGSHISRVFTTIGASASLVFAFNTGMLPEIQATVRQPVVGNMMKALYFQFTVGVLPLYAVAFMGYWAYGNETSAYLLSSVSGPVWVKTFANISAFLQTVIALHIFASPMYEYLDTKYGIKGNALAVKNLSFRVMVRGGYLAVTTLLAAALPFIGDFMSLTGAISTFPLTFILANHMYLVAKRNKLSSFQKLWHWLNVLFFGFMSVAAAVAALRLIAVDSKNYSIFADI; this is translated from the exons ATGGAGGGTCAGCGAGACGACGTCGTCTCGACTAATGGTCCTAGAAAGGTTTATTCTGATGAACAATTAGCTATTCAAATCCCTGAAACTGCTCATCAGATTAGCACAG ATTCATGGTTTCAAGTCGGTTTTGTTCTTACGACTGGTATCAACAGCGCTTATGTGTTGGGATATTCAGGTGCGGTCATGGTTCCTCTCGGTTGGGTCGGTGGAGTAGTCGGTTTAATCTTGGCTACAGCAATATCACTCTACGCAAACGCACTCATTGCGTATCTTCACGAGTTTGGTGGCAAAAGGCATATTAGATACAGAGACCTTGCAGGATTCATTTATG GCCCAAAAGCGTATTCGCTTACATGGCTGTTGCAATACGTAAACCTTTTCATGATTAATGTCGGTTATGTCATCTTGGCTGGTCAGGCTCTTAAG GCTACTTATGTACTCTTTAGCGATGAAAATACAATGAAGCTCCCATATTTCATTGCGATCGCAGGGTTTGCGTGTGGTCTATTTGCAATTTGTATCCCTCATCTTTCGGCTTTAAGGATTTGGCTCGGCTTTTCAACTTTCTTCAGTCTAGTATACATTGTTGTTGCGTTTGCCCTGTCTCTTTGTGATG GAATTCGGGCTCCACCAAGGGACTACGGCATTCCAGGGTCACACATAAGCAGGGTATTTACAACAATTGGTGCTTCTGCAAGTCTTGTTTTTGCTTTTAACACAGGGATGCTACCAGAAATACAG GCAACAGTAAGGCAGCCGGTTGTTGGAAATATGATGAAAGCGCTCTACTTTCAGTTCACAGTTGGTGTTTTGCCATTATACGCCGTTGCATTTATGGGGTATTGGGCTTATGGAAATGAAACGTCTGCTTATTTGCTCAGCAGTGTTAGCGGGCCAGTTTGGGTCAAGACATTTGCTAATATATCTGCCTTTCTTCAAACTGTCATAGCATTGCAT ATTTTTGCTAGTCCGATGTACGAGTATTTGGATACAAAATACGGAATCAAAGGAAATGCACTAGCTGTAAAAAACTTGTCATTCAGAGTGATGGTGAGGGGCGGTTACCTAGCGGTGACCACCTTACTGGCGGCAGCACTACCGTTCATCGGAGATTTCATGAGTCTAACAGGAGCGATTAGTACATTTCCGCTTACATTCATACTTGCAAATCACATGTATTTGGTGGCTAAAAGGAACAAGCTTAGTTCGTTTCAGAAATTATGGCATTGGCTAAATGTATTATTCTTTGGGTTCATGTCGGTTGCAGCAGCAGTTGCTGCCTTAAGGCTTATTGCTGTTGACTCCAAAAATTACAGCATATTTGCTGATATTTAG
- the LOC139890025 gene encoding uncharacterized protein → MGPKLDSPKYAIHAASSDFGNVALNLLDMIDLEEEEEIVETIPRAPRRFLLRDREGTGMHLWNDYFSENPTFPGDYFRRRYRMSRPLFIRICQGIINYSQEPIPDYFLYFHQRRDATGLLGFNIFQKCTSAIRQLAYGTAPDAFDEYLHMCQQTSYDCLNNFCKSVFHLYAIEYLRKPTPQDVQRLITAHAEVHSFPGMLGGLDCMHWAWKNCPYRYKGHYTIGDHGYPTIMLEAVASYDLWIWHAYFGPAGSNNDINVLNQSDLFNDLLQDNAPACNFSISGCDFTKGYYLTDGIYPEWATLVKSFKSLPTPECAKFKRFQEAARKDIERAFGVLQGRWAIIKNPSRQFYVERI, encoded by the coding sequence ATGGGTCCAAAATTGGATAGTCCAAAATATGCAATACATGCTGCAAGTTCGGATTTTGGTAATGTCGCACTCAATCTGCTGGATATGATAGatctagaagaagaagaagaaatcgtCGAAACGATCCCAAGAGCGCCTAGAAGATTTTTATTAAGAGATCGAGAGGGAACTGGTATGcacttatggaatgattatttttcaGAGAATCCCACTTTTCCCGGGGATTATTTTCGCAGACGTTATAGAATGAGTCGGCCACTCTTCATACGCATTTGCCAAGGTATAATTAATTATTCTCAAGAACCTATTCcagattattttttatattttcatcAAAGGCGGGATGCTACCGGGTTGCTTGGTTTCAATATTTTTCAAAAATGCACATCCGCGATACGACAATTAGCGTACGGTACTGCACCTGATGCTTTTGATGAGTACTTACATATGTGTCAACAAACGTCATACGATTGTttgaataatttttgtaaaagtgtaTTTCATTTGTACGCTATTGAATATTTGAGAAAACCGACTCCACAAGACGTACAACGTCTTATAACTGCGCATGCTGAAGTACACAGTTTTCCGGGCATGTTGGGTGGTCTAGATTGCATGCATTGGGCATGGAAAAACTGCCCATATAGATACAAAGGTCATTATACAATAGGCGATCATGGATACCCAACAATCATGTTAGAAGCGGTTGCATCGTATGACTTATGGATTTGGCACGCTTATTTTGGACCCGCCGGTTCAAACAACGACATTAATGTGCTTAATCAATCCGATTTATTTAACGACCTACTTCAAGATAATGCACCTGCGTGTAATTTTTCGATTAGTGGGTGTGATTTCACTAAAGGTTATTATTTAACCGATGGGATATATCCTGAATGGGCGACTTtggttaagtctttcaaaagtctaCCTACCCCTGAATGTGCAAAATTTAAAAGGTTTCAAGAGGCTGCCCGAAAAGATATTGAACGGGCCTTCGGAGTGCTTCAAGGTCGTTGGGCAATAATTAAAAACCCTTCCCGACAATTCTATGTTGAAAGAATCTGA